Proteins encoded together in one Streptomyces sp. TLI_171 window:
- a CDS encoding FAD-binding oxidoreductase, protein MGDVLERLRAGLPADAIAVDPDVTAAYARDMAGFCAAGEPAVLVFPETVEQVQFVLRTATELRVPVVPQGARTGLSGGANAVDGCILLSLTRMNRILKLDPVDRIAVVQPGVVNAELSRAAEAVGMAYPPDPSSWESCTIGGNIGTGAGGLCCVKYGVTSEYVLGLDVVLADGRLLRTGRRTAKGVAGYDLTRLLVGSEGTLGVVVEAALALRPAPGPQLVLAAEFDSVDAAGRAVCEVMAAGHAPSLMELMDATTVRAVNEMAQMGLPESTRALLLVAFDGPDQRERLAEVGELCTAAGATEVVPAEDRAESELLLQARRLALPALERTGTTMIDDVAVPRTALAAMLNGVAEIADRYRLTIGVVAHAGDGNTHPVVIFDARDEEQTARAKASFDEIMALGLELGGTVTGEHGIGLLKREWLARELGPVGLELQQQIKAAFDPLGILNPGKMI, encoded by the coding sequence GTGGGTGATGTGCTGGAGCGGCTGCGGGCGGGGCTGCCGGCGGACGCGATCGCGGTCGATCCGGACGTGACGGCCGCGTACGCGCGCGACATGGCGGGGTTCTGCGCGGCCGGCGAGCCGGCGGTGCTGGTCTTCCCGGAGACGGTCGAGCAGGTGCAGTTCGTGCTGCGGACGGCGACCGAGCTGCGGGTCCCGGTGGTGCCGCAGGGTGCCAGGACCGGGCTGTCCGGCGGGGCGAACGCGGTGGACGGCTGCATCCTGCTGTCGCTGACCCGGATGAACCGGATCCTGAAGCTCGACCCGGTGGACCGGATCGCCGTGGTGCAGCCCGGCGTGGTCAACGCCGAACTCTCGCGCGCCGCCGAAGCGGTGGGCATGGCCTACCCGCCGGACCCGTCGAGCTGGGAGTCCTGCACCATCGGCGGGAACATCGGCACCGGCGCCGGCGGGCTGTGCTGCGTGAAGTACGGCGTGACCAGCGAGTACGTGCTCGGGCTGGACGTGGTACTGGCGGACGGCCGCCTGCTGCGGACCGGCCGGCGCACCGCGAAGGGCGTCGCCGGGTACGACCTGACCCGGCTGCTGGTCGGCTCGGAGGGCACGCTCGGCGTGGTGGTGGAGGCGGCCCTGGCGCTGCGTCCGGCGCCGGGGCCGCAGTTGGTGCTGGCGGCGGAGTTCGACTCGGTGGACGCGGCCGGGCGGGCGGTGTGCGAGGTGATGGCGGCCGGGCACGCGCCCTCGCTGATGGAGCTGATGGACGCCACCACCGTCCGCGCGGTGAACGAGATGGCGCAGATGGGGCTGCCGGAGTCGACCCGGGCGCTGCTGCTGGTGGCCTTCGACGGGCCGGACCAGCGGGAGCGGCTGGCCGAGGTCGGCGAGCTGTGCACCGCCGCCGGGGCCACCGAGGTGGTGCCGGCCGAGGACCGGGCGGAGTCCGAACTGCTGCTGCAGGCGCGTCGGTTGGCGCTTCCGGCGCTGGAGCGGACGGGCACCACGATGATCGACGACGTGGCGGTGCCGCGGACGGCGTTGGCCGCGATGCTGAACGGTGTCGCCGAGATCGCGGACCGGTACCGGCTGACCATCGGCGTGGTGGCGCACGCCGGCGACGGCAACACCCATCCGGTGGTGATCTTCGACGCCCGGGACGAGGAGCAGACGGCGCGGGCCAAGGCCTCGTTCGACGAGATCATGGCGCTCGGCCTGGAGCTGGGCGGGACGGTGACCGGCGAGCACGGCATCGGTCTGCTGAAGCGCGAGTGGCTGGCCCGGGAGCTGGGGCCGGTCGGGCTGGAGCTGCAGCAGCAGATCAAGGCGGCGTTCGACCCGCTGGGAATCCTCAACCCGGGAAAGATGATCTGA
- a CDS encoding NUDIX hydrolase — translation MADTDHPDAIRTVREVLAYRNRFVDVYDDEVSFPSGTDGRYLRIRHRDEGLGVVILPVHAGTVGLVRTYRYPLGRPQWGLPRGFSHSTDPLVTARTELREELGIADAEFLLLGTMTPDSGLLAADVAVVHASVPSTTAALPLAPDEVTDTRWLPLPTLWHWIATGALDDGMTLAALALAQAHALLPAPGRPPDTPTAPDH, via the coding sequence GTGGCGGACACCGATCACCCGGACGCCATCCGCACCGTCCGGGAGGTACTCGCCTACCGCAACCGCTTCGTCGACGTGTACGACGACGAAGTCTCCTTCCCCAGCGGCACGGACGGCCGGTACCTGAGGATCCGTCACCGCGACGAGGGGCTCGGCGTGGTGATCCTCCCCGTCCACGCCGGCACCGTCGGGCTCGTCCGCACCTACCGCTACCCCCTCGGCCGCCCCCAGTGGGGCCTGCCCCGCGGCTTCTCCCACAGCACCGATCCGCTGGTCACCGCCCGTACCGAACTCCGGGAGGAACTCGGCATCGCCGATGCCGAGTTCCTCCTGCTCGGGACCATGACGCCCGACTCCGGTCTGCTCGCCGCCGACGTCGCCGTCGTCCACGCCTCCGTCCCCTCCACCACCGCCGCCCTCCCCCTCGCACCGGACGAGGTCACCGACACCCGCTGGCTCCCCCTCCCCACCCTGTGGCACTGGATCGCCACCGGCGCCCTCGACGACGGCATGACCCTCGCCGCCCTCGCCCTCGCCCAGGCCCACGCCCTGCTCCCCGCCCCCGGACGCCCCCCGGACACGCCGACGGCCCCCGACCATTGA
- a CDS encoding S1C family serine protease: protein MSTEHASGTTPPEKGPAPTGPEAVAAGSGTPAAAPAYLDAPPPVVPAAPAGPAAPAAPLPEQTMQLGKVPAAPPAPAAPAGPAVDAPPFANPYGTPAAPTNPFARPTEAGAGAGSSADAPTAFAPAVPTVFAQEGPTTPGTPGAPEQPHHPFGAGHPVGGWGNPSGPDGTGGGADGPGAPWGSQQSGSGGSGKGKRGGLVALVAAVALVAGLAGGAIGASVGDRNSGGGSGVSKNSTTVSVGNTHQNLDRAPDSVAGIAGKALPSTVTIKTKNGSESGTGTGFVFDTEGHILTNNHVVAPAADGGKLTVKFSDGSTYDASVVGRAEGYDVAVIRLDNPPKDKLTPLPLGDSDKVAIGDAVIAIGAPYELEGTVTTGIISAKDRPVASGDETGAQASYMNALQTDASINPGNSGGPLLDASGSVVGINSAIQSNTGGSTGQAGSIGLGFAIPINQAKWVAQTLIKDGTPVYAILGVLRNDSYRGDDGAQIATAPVRDTPAVTPGGPADQAGLKPGDVITKLGGINITSGPSLVSEIWTHKPGEKVEVEYKRDGKTATTTVTLGERKGDN, encoded by the coding sequence GTGAGCACCGAGCACGCGAGTGGTACCACCCCGCCGGAGAAGGGCCCCGCGCCCACCGGCCCCGAGGCGGTGGCTGCCGGCTCCGGTACGCCCGCTGCCGCTCCCGCCTACCTCGACGCCCCGCCGCCGGTGGTGCCGGCGGCTCCGGCGGGTCCGGCCGCGCCCGCGGCTCCGCTCCCGGAGCAGACCATGCAGCTCGGCAAGGTGCCGGCCGCGCCGCCCGCGCCCGCCGCGCCTGCGGGACCCGCGGTGGACGCCCCGCCGTTCGCCAACCCGTACGGCACGCCCGCCGCGCCGACCAACCCGTTCGCGCGTCCCACCGAGGCCGGCGCCGGTGCCGGGAGCAGTGCCGACGCGCCGACGGCGTTCGCGCCCGCCGTGCCGACGGTGTTCGCGCAGGAGGGGCCGACCACGCCCGGTACGCCGGGTGCGCCCGAGCAGCCGCACCACCCGTTCGGCGCCGGGCACCCGGTCGGTGGCTGGGGCAACCCGTCCGGCCCGGACGGCACCGGCGGCGGCGCGGACGGCCCGGGCGCCCCGTGGGGCAGCCAGCAGTCCGGCTCCGGCGGGTCCGGCAAGGGCAAGCGCGGCGGGCTGGTGGCGCTGGTCGCCGCCGTCGCCCTGGTCGCGGGCCTGGCCGGCGGTGCGATCGGTGCGTCCGTCGGCGACCGCAACAGCGGCGGCGGCAGCGGCGTCAGCAAGAACAGCACCACGGTGTCGGTCGGCAACACCCACCAGAACCTGGACCGGGCCCCCGACTCCGTCGCCGGGATCGCGGGCAAGGCGCTGCCCTCCACCGTCACCATCAAGACCAAGAACGGCAGCGAGTCCGGCACCGGCACCGGCTTCGTGTTCGACACCGAGGGCCACATCCTCACCAACAACCACGTGGTCGCCCCCGCCGCCGACGGCGGCAAGCTCACCGTCAAGTTCTCCGACGGCTCCACCTACGACGCCTCCGTGGTCGGCCGCGCCGAGGGCTACGACGTCGCGGTCATCCGGCTCGACAACCCGCCCAAGGACAAGCTCACCCCGCTGCCGCTCGGAGACTCCGACAAGGTCGCCATCGGCGACGCCGTGATCGCCATCGGCGCGCCGTACGAGCTCGAAGGGACCGTCACCACCGGCATCATCTCCGCCAAGGACCGCCCGGTCGCGTCCGGCGACGAGACCGGCGCCCAGGCCTCCTACATGAACGCCCTGCAGACCGACGCCTCGATCAACCCGGGCAACTCCGGCGGCCCGCTGCTGGACGCCTCCGGCTCGGTCGTCGGCATCAACTCGGCGATCCAGTCCAACACCGGCGGCAGCACCGGCCAGGCCGGCTCCATCGGCCTCGGCTTCGCCATCCCGATCAACCAGGCCAAGTGGGTCGCCCAGACCCTGATCAAGGACGGCACCCCCGTCTACGCGATCCTCGGCGTCCTGCGCAACGACTCCTACCGCGGCGACGACGGCGCCCAGATCGCCACCGCGCCGGTCCGCGACACCCCCGCCGTCACCCCCGGCGGGCCCGCCGACCAGGCCGGCCTCAAGCCCGGCGACGTCATCACCAAGCTCGGCGGCATCAACATCACCAGCGGCCCGAGCCTGGTCAGCGAGATCTGGACGCACAAGCCCGGCGAGAAGGTGGAGGTCGAGTACAAGCGCGACGGCAAGACCGCCACGACCACCGTCACGCTCGGCGAGCGCAAGGGCGACAACTGA
- a CDS encoding cytosine permease: protein MESRAEAPLTLDTAPPRTLDFRALFALWANLGVSLIGFTSAATVLGERGHELGFTAAVTAIVAGTAIGTAMLAVAALVGARTGAPAMAVLRGLFGTRLSYLPTVLNILQCVGWGVYELTVIAWGAQTVSGTEGWRWLFVLLAGVLTTVLTIWPLGAIAVLRKYVAVAVGVAMVYFTVQFARHGVPDPGAGNWTGFLSATDAVIAVSVSFVPLAADYTRHARSSAKAFWGTFSGYTVAQVWCYVLGVMALLQSGGDPEKILSSFTGVAAGWAFLLVLVLRESDQSFANVYSTAMSIHNLWPKADRRVLTGGIGVLVTVLALQIKEFTDSYYGFLGLIGSVFVPLFAVLAVDYFLGAGRRGWDLSQGAPTRWVMLLPWAVGFAAYQFLAPSKIGGWWTGLWEDLQRAVHFTPQAWSSASLFSFLAAALVTLAVTKLERPEPTHPEV from the coding sequence GTGGAGTCGCGGGCCGAGGCCCCGCTGACCCTCGACACCGCACCGCCGCGCACCCTGGACTTCCGGGCGCTGTTCGCGCTGTGGGCGAACCTCGGGGTGAGCCTGATCGGCTTCACCAGTGCCGCGACGGTGCTGGGCGAGCGGGGTCACGAGCTGGGGTTCACCGCCGCGGTGACGGCGATCGTGGCGGGCACCGCGATCGGCACCGCGATGCTGGCGGTGGCGGCGCTGGTGGGCGCCCGCACGGGTGCGCCGGCGATGGCGGTGCTGCGCGGCCTGTTCGGCACCCGGTTGTCGTACCTGCCGACGGTGCTGAACATCCTGCAGTGCGTCGGCTGGGGCGTGTACGAGCTGACGGTGATCGCCTGGGGCGCCCAGACGGTGTCCGGCACCGAGGGCTGGCGCTGGCTGTTCGTGCTGCTGGCGGGCGTGCTGACCACGGTGCTGACGATCTGGCCGCTGGGCGCGATCGCGGTGCTGCGCAAGTACGTGGCCGTCGCGGTGGGCGTGGCGATGGTGTACTTCACGGTGCAGTTCGCCCGGCACGGCGTGCCGGACCCGGGTGCGGGCAACTGGACGGGCTTCCTGTCGGCGACGGACGCGGTGATCGCGGTGTCGGTGTCGTTCGTGCCGCTCGCCGCCGACTACACCCGGCACGCGCGCAGTTCGGCGAAGGCGTTCTGGGGGACGTTCTCCGGCTACACGGTGGCCCAGGTGTGGTGCTACGTGCTGGGTGTGATGGCGCTGCTGCAGTCCGGCGGCGACCCGGAGAAGATCCTGAGCTCGTTCACGGGCGTGGCGGCGGGCTGGGCGTTCCTGCTGGTGCTGGTGCTGCGCGAGTCGGACCAGTCCTTCGCGAACGTGTACTCGACGGCGATGTCGATCCACAACCTGTGGCCGAAGGCGGACCGGCGGGTGCTGACCGGCGGGATCGGCGTGCTGGTGACGGTGCTGGCGCTGCAGATCAAGGAGTTCACCGACTCGTACTACGGGTTCCTCGGCCTGATCGGTTCGGTGTTCGTGCCGCTGTTCGCGGTGCTGGCGGTGGACTACTTCCTGGGTGCGGGCCGCCGCGGCTGGGACCTGTCGCAGGGCGCCCCGACCCGCTGGGTGATGCTGCTGCCGTGGGCGGTGGGTTTCGCGGCGTACCAGTTCCTGGCCCCGTCGAAGATCGGCGGCTGGTGGACCGGGCTGTGGGAGGACCTGCAGCGGGCGGTGCACTTCACTCCGCAGGCGTGGAGCTCGGCCTCGCTGTTCTCGTTCCTGGCGGCGGCGCTGGTCACCCTCGCGGTGACGAAGCTGGAGCGCCCGGAGCCGACGCACCCGGAGGTCTGA
- a CDS encoding medium chain dehydrogenase/reductase family protein: MDCEQLVEIVLPGIVEPEGLQVRRAALPQPGPGQVLVAVEATGVSFAEQQMRRGRYYDQPPFPFVPGYDLVGRITATGPGTDPQLTGRRIAALTKTGGWASHVLLDPADTVPVPDGLDPAEAETAVVNGITAHQMLHRHARIRPGQTVLVHGANGGVGQLLAQLARAAGAEVIGTASARHHDALRALGVTPVDYRAGDVPAQVRRLAPGGVDAVFDHLGGRSVVDSWQLLAPGGALVAYGSATTRDDTGSKQWPVLKILARTWWWNTLPNGRRAHFFNIWAGRSLHRDRFRARLRADLTAVLDAVRRGEITAPLAARLPLTDAAEALRLAESGTVTGKVVLIP; this comes from the coding sequence ATGGACTGCGAACAGCTCGTCGAGATCGTCCTGCCCGGCATCGTCGAACCGGAGGGACTGCAGGTCCGCCGCGCCGCGCTGCCCCAGCCCGGGCCCGGCCAGGTCCTGGTCGCGGTCGAAGCCACCGGGGTCTCCTTCGCCGAACAGCAGATGCGCCGCGGCCGCTACTACGACCAGCCGCCGTTCCCGTTCGTCCCCGGCTACGACCTGGTCGGGCGGATCACCGCCACCGGCCCCGGCACCGACCCGCAGCTCACCGGCCGCCGGATCGCCGCCCTCACCAAGACCGGCGGCTGGGCCAGCCACGTGCTGCTCGACCCCGCCGACACCGTGCCCGTCCCCGACGGCCTCGACCCGGCCGAGGCCGAGACCGCCGTGGTCAACGGCATCACCGCCCACCAGATGCTGCACCGCCACGCCCGGATCCGGCCCGGACAGACCGTCCTGGTGCACGGCGCGAACGGCGGCGTCGGCCAGCTCCTCGCCCAACTCGCCCGCGCCGCCGGCGCCGAGGTCATCGGCACCGCCTCCGCCCGGCACCACGACGCGCTGCGCGCCCTCGGCGTCACCCCCGTCGACTACCGCGCCGGCGACGTCCCCGCCCAGGTCCGCCGCCTCGCCCCCGGCGGGGTGGACGCCGTCTTCGACCACCTCGGCGGCCGCAGCGTCGTCGACTCCTGGCAGCTGCTCGCCCCCGGCGGCGCCCTGGTCGCCTACGGCAGCGCCACCACCCGCGACGACACCGGCTCCAAGCAGTGGCCGGTGCTCAAGATCCTCGCCCGCACCTGGTGGTGGAACACCCTGCCGAACGGGCGCCGAGCCCACTTCTTCAACATCTGGGCCGGCCGCTCGCTGCACCGCGACCGGTTCCGCGCCCGGCTGCGCGCCGACCTGACCGCCGTACTGGACGCCGTCCGACGCGGCGAGATCACCGCGCCGCTCGCCGCCCGCCTCCCGCTCACCGACGCCGCCGAGGCGCTGCGCCTGGCGGAGTCGGGCACCGTCACCGGCAAGGTGGTGCTGATCCCCTGA
- a CDS encoding TetR/AcrR family transcriptional regulator: MQTGTPRERYRAQVREEVKQHARAQIAEAGASALSLNAIAKRMGLSGPALYRYFANRDELITELITDGYRSLAAAVRAEPDADLVDLARTLRAWALADPQRYFLLYGTPVPGYHAPPETTELAGAIMSVLLGAAVRRQRPAPAPDPSVDSLHGHLEQHRDWAGDPAVPTWALHRALVFWTRLHGVLSLELAGHFAGMGLDPEVLYSAEAESLARG, translated from the coding sequence ATGCAGACCGGCACCCCCCGCGAGCGCTACCGCGCCCAGGTGCGCGAGGAGGTCAAGCAGCACGCCCGCGCCCAGATCGCCGAGGCCGGCGCCTCCGCGCTGTCGCTGAACGCGATCGCCAAGCGGATGGGCCTGAGCGGGCCCGCCCTGTACCGCTACTTCGCCAACCGGGACGAGCTGATCACCGAGCTGATCACCGACGGGTACCGCAGCCTCGCCGCGGCCGTCCGGGCCGAGCCGGACGCCGACCTGGTCGACCTGGCCCGGACGCTGCGCGCGTGGGCGCTCGCCGATCCGCAGCGCTACTTCCTGCTGTACGGCACGCCCGTCCCCGGCTACCACGCGCCTCCGGAGACCACCGAGCTGGCCGGCGCGATCATGTCGGTGCTGCTCGGAGCCGCGGTCCGCCGCCAGCGGCCGGCGCCCGCCCCCGACCCGTCGGTCGACTCGCTCCACGGCCACCTGGAGCAGCACCGGGACTGGGCCGGCGACCCCGCCGTCCCGACCTGGGCCCTGCACCGGGCGCTGGTCTTCTGGACCAGGCTGCACGGGGTGCTCTCGCTGGAGCTGGCCGGCCACTTCGCCGGCATGGGCCTCGACCCGGAGGTGCTCTACTCCGCCGAGGCCGAGAGCCTCGCCCGCGGCTGA
- a CDS encoding glycerophosphodiester phosphodiesterase, producing the protein MDTQHSAATAPTAPIDRSAVKVIAHRGSSAALPEHTEEAYRRALEEGADGLECDVRVTADGQLVCVHDRTVHRTSDGQGVVSAMTLDQLSRLDFGSWKHPEQPQPSSILTLERLLELVADAGRRVELAVETKHPVRYAGRVEAELLRMLGRFGLLPATPEESTVRVMSFSELALHRVRRAAPALPRVYLWERRLPVLGRTRSLPGGAAIAGPGIELVRRDPGMVTALRRAGHRVHVWTVDRPEDVELCLELGVEALITNRPAEVLAQLGR; encoded by the coding sequence GTGGACACCCAGCACAGCGCCGCAACCGCGCCGACCGCCCCGATCGACCGTTCCGCGGTGAAGGTGATCGCCCACCGGGGCTCCTCGGCCGCCCTTCCCGAGCACACCGAGGAGGCGTACCGGCGGGCCCTGGAGGAGGGCGCCGACGGGCTGGAGTGCGACGTCCGGGTCACCGCCGACGGGCAGTTGGTGTGCGTGCACGACCGCACGGTGCACCGGACCTCGGACGGCCAGGGCGTGGTGTCGGCGATGACGCTGGATCAACTCTCCCGGCTGGACTTCGGCTCGTGGAAGCACCCGGAGCAGCCGCAGCCCAGCTCGATCCTCACCCTGGAGCGGCTGCTGGAGCTGGTCGCGGACGCCGGCCGGCGGGTGGAGCTGGCCGTCGAGACCAAGCACCCGGTGCGCTACGCGGGCCGGGTGGAGGCCGAACTGCTGCGGATGCTGGGCCGGTTCGGGCTGCTGCCGGCCACCCCGGAGGAGTCCACGGTGCGGGTGATGAGCTTCTCCGAGCTGGCCCTGCACCGGGTCCGGCGGGCCGCCCCGGCCCTGCCGCGGGTGTACCTGTGGGAGCGCCGCCTGCCGGTGCTGGGCCGCACCCGGTCGCTGCCGGGCGGCGCCGCGATCGCCGGCCCGGGCATCGAACTGGTGCGCCGCGACCCGGGGATGGTGACGGCGCTGCGCCGGGCCGGGCACCGGGTGCACGTGTGGACGGTGGACCGGCCCGAGGACGTCGAACTCTGCCTGGAGCTGGGCGTGGAGGCGCTGATCACCAACCGCCCGGCCGAGGTGCTGGCCCAACTCGGCCGCTGA
- a CDS encoding ATP-binding protein has protein sequence MVARAVPVQAGSSSSAMAVPHGPASVSAARRRLRNDLGDRSIPDAVIDDAVLILSELLSNSCRHARPLPVEEPVDQPDDDADAEIGTVLVSWRMQGDGLLTLEVTDGGASTRPMPAGPSVTAHGGRGLNIVGQLARDWGVRHAPGQVTVWAELPAFGQVARGGERRSA, from the coding sequence ATGGTGGCACGAGCTGTGCCAGTTCAGGCCGGGTCGTCCTCATCGGCCATGGCCGTTCCGCACGGTCCGGCCAGTGTTTCGGCAGCGCGGCGGAGGCTGCGCAACGATCTCGGCGATCGCTCGATACCGGATGCGGTGATTGACGACGCGGTGTTGATCCTCTCCGAACTGCTCAGCAATTCCTGCCGGCACGCCAGGCCGCTGCCGGTCGAGGAGCCGGTCGACCAGCCGGACGACGACGCGGACGCGGAGATCGGTACCGTGCTGGTGAGTTGGCGGATGCAGGGCGACGGCCTGCTGACCCTCGAGGTGACGGACGGCGGGGCGAGCACCCGGCCGATGCCGGCCGGCCCGTCGGTGACGGCGCACGGCGGCCGCGGGCTGAACATCGTCGGCCAGCTGGCCCGGGACTGGGGCGTGCGACACGCACCCGGTCAGGTGACGGTGTGGGCGGAGCTGCCGGCGTTCGGGCAGGTCGCGCGCGGCGGGGAGCGGCGCAGCGCCTGA
- a CDS encoding DUF5926 family protein: MAKKAAKKQPSQSTVVEGEVPVVGAREACPCGSGRRYKACHGRQAAHAVQELVHRPFEGLPGEADWVALRELVPAATVPLKLAAGVAEEAVGEVPSVTLATVLPLAWPALRRPDGSILLGLQTQSSSGDLSRDLADALELALATEPGTSVPARRTNPGGRRLQELLDTTAEFTPEVFTGFEFWLEDAESATGEVAASLERANASAIPTEKLAGVDSAYWCGTPDKNHLRWVMTVPEEQLLDALARLSAAGEASLGEGTKLVGSFRAHGLTVPVWDLPVEMAAAEVEKPAVEFAAKLAEVLAAPAPLTAEERRARANLVSRQITLN; this comes from the coding sequence ATGGCCAAGAAGGCCGCGAAGAAGCAGCCCAGCCAGTCCACCGTCGTCGAGGGCGAGGTTCCGGTCGTCGGCGCGCGCGAGGCGTGTCCGTGCGGTTCGGGCCGCCGGTACAAGGCCTGCCACGGCCGTCAGGCGGCGCACGCGGTGCAGGAGTTGGTGCACCGTCCGTTCGAGGGACTGCCGGGCGAGGCGGACTGGGTGGCGCTGCGCGAGCTGGTGCCGGCCGCCACGGTGCCGCTGAAGCTGGCCGCCGGGGTGGCCGAGGAGGCCGTCGGCGAGGTTCCGTCGGTGACGCTGGCGACGGTGCTGCCGCTGGCCTGGCCGGCGCTGCGGCGCCCGGACGGCTCGATCCTGCTGGGCCTGCAGACGCAGTCCTCCTCGGGCGACCTGAGCCGTGACCTGGCGGACGCGCTGGAGCTGGCGCTGGCCACCGAGCCGGGCACCTCGGTGCCGGCCCGCCGGACCAACCCGGGCGGCCGCCGCCTGCAGGAACTGCTGGACACCACGGCGGAGTTCACCCCCGAGGTGTTCACCGGCTTCGAGTTCTGGCTGGAGGACGCCGAGTCGGCGACCGGCGAGGTGGCGGCCTCGCTGGAGCGGGCGAACGCCTCCGCGATCCCGACCGAGAAGCTGGCCGGCGTGGACTCCGCGTACTGGTGCGGCACGCCGGACAAGAACCACCTGCGCTGGGTGATGACCGTCCCCGAGGAGCAGCTGCTGGACGCGCTGGCCCGGCTGTCGGCGGCCGGTGAGGCCTCGCTGGGCGAGGGCACCAAGCTGGTCGGGTCGTTCCGGGCGCACGGCCTGACCGTGCCGGTGTGGGACCTGCCGGTGGAGATGGCCGCGGCCGAGGTGGAGAAGCCGGCCGTCGAGTTCGCCGCGAAGCTCGCCGAGGTGCTGGCCGCGCCCGCGCCGCTGACCGCGGAGGAGCGCCGGGCCCGGGCGAATCTGGTGAGCCGTCAGATCACCCTGAACTAG
- a CDS encoding bifunctional DNA primase/polymerase, which produces MRPPRREQLSERVGQWWPGRRGRTLALAAALQAAVGYGWPVVPGARPLRGTAGPCSCADLACTIPGAHPCDPPLEAATTDPRMVRWWFGRRAPGAPVLAATGRALGAVSLPRPAGPWLLRHLDEIGVPYGPVLGTPGRFVLLTAPYTLPELGGLLAERPWVPGALRYHGPGGYLVLPPSRTGAGPVHWVRRPGPGRPWLPDVGTLLGGLITASAVALPHR; this is translated from the coding sequence ATGCGCCCACCCCGCCGAGAGCAGCTGTCCGAGCGGGTGGGCCAGTGGTGGCCCGGCCGCCGCGGCCGGACGCTGGCGCTCGCCGCCGCCCTGCAGGCCGCCGTCGGGTACGGCTGGCCGGTGGTGCCGGGAGCGCGCCCGCTGCGCGGCACGGCCGGCCCGTGCTCCTGCGCCGACCTGGCCTGCACGATCCCGGGCGCCCACCCGTGCGACCCGCCGCTGGAGGCGGCCACCACCGACCCGCGGATGGTGCGCTGGTGGTTCGGGCGCCGGGCGCCGGGCGCCCCGGTGCTGGCGGCGACCGGGCGCGCGCTGGGCGCGGTGAGCCTGCCCCGCCCGGCCGGGCCGTGGCTGTTGCGGCACCTGGACGAGATCGGCGTCCCCTACGGCCCGGTGCTCGGCACGCCCGGCCGGTTCGTGCTGCTGACCGCCCCGTACACGCTGCCGGAGCTCGGCGGGCTGCTGGCGGAACGGCCGTGGGTGCCGGGGGCGTTGCGCTACCACGGGCCGGGCGGCTACCTGGTGCTGCCGCCGTCGCGGACGGGCGCTGGCCCGGTGCACTGGGTGCGCCGGCCGGGGCCGGGGCGGCCCTGGCTGCCTGACGTGGGGACGCTGCTGGGCGGGTTGATCACGGCCAGCGCGGTCGCCCTGCCGCACCGCTGA